Within Oscillospiraceae bacterium, the genomic segment TCAATTCCATCGCCGACAAAACGGGCTTTACGAAAAAGGATTCCGACAAGGCGCTTGAGGCCTTTGTCGAGACAGTAACGGGTGCCCTGAAGACCGGCGATAAAGTCGCACTGGCGGGTTTTGGTACATTTGAAGTCAGAACCAGAAAAGCCAGAGTCGGCATCAACCCCCGCACCAAGCAGAAGATCTCGATTCCTGCCGCAAAAACCCCGGCTTTCAAAGCAGGAAAAGCGCTCAAGGACGGCGTAAAATAACTTTTTATATGCTGAAGGCCGTTCCGCTTTTGAGCGGGACGGCCTTTGTCATAAAATCGGAAAGGATCCATTATGAGATTAGACAAATACCTGAAAGTCAGTAGGTTGATCAAGCGCCGCGCTGTAGCCAATCAAGCTTGCGACGGCGGCAGGATTACCGTCAACGGGAGAACCGCAAAGGCATCATATGACGTTAAAATCGGCGATAAAATCAGTATTGAAATCGGCGAGCATGCCACGGTAGCCGAAGTGCTCTGCGTGATTGAAAATGCTCGAAAGGAACAGGCACAGGAAATGTTCCGCATTCTCGAAGAACGATAAGCCGATAAAAAAGTAAACATTTTTCGAACCTCATCGGCATACCTTTTACAA encodes:
- a CDS encoding HU family DNA-binding protein, with amino-acid sequence MTKQELINSIADKTGFTKKDSDKALEAFVETVTGALKTGDKVALAGFGTFEVRTRKARVGINPRTKQKISIPAAKTPAFKAGKALKDGVK
- a CDS encoding RNA-binding S4 domain-containing protein, coding for MRLDKYLKVSRLIKRRAVANQACDGGRITVNGRTAKASYDVKIGDKISIEIGEHATVAEVLCVIENARKEQAQEMFRILEER